One part of the Streptomyces lydicus genome encodes these proteins:
- a CDS encoding S1C family serine protease, with protein sequence MSTENEGAAVPSEAEPPTGPKPDSAPASASGAQAPHTPPAPGMPPAAPPPPDFAPSAAAPHGGQPGAMPPAAGYPQQPGHPADGPAPVPGAEQTARIPAYTAAGHGSTPGGWGQPPYGGGGNPWAAPDPSAPKRRNGGLIAAVLVAALVAGGVGGGIGFWAAGRDDSASTTVSATGDAGALNRKPTSVSGIAQKALPSVVTIEAQGATGEGGTGTGFIYDKQGHILTNNHVVASAADGGKLTATFSNGKKYDAEVVGHAQGYDVAVIKLKNASGATLNPLPLGKSSNVQVGDATIAIGAPFGLSGTVTTGIISAKDRPVASSDGGGSSASYMSALQTDASINPGNSGGPLMDAGGNVIGINSAIQSAGNGGGLGGESGQSGSIGLGFAIPIDQAKRVAQDLIKTGKPVYPQIGVQVGMRESGDGATIAQSGNNGSEAVTPNGPADKAGLKPGDTITKLDNTVIDSGPTLISEIWQHKPGDEVTLTYKRGGKEHTAKVTLGQRTGDK encoded by the coding sequence GTGAGCACCGAGAACGAGGGAGCCGCCGTCCCGTCGGAGGCCGAGCCGCCGACCGGGCCGAAGCCGGACAGCGCCCCCGCGTCCGCCTCCGGCGCCCAGGCTCCGCACACCCCGCCCGCGCCCGGCATGCCGCCGGCGGCGCCCCCGCCGCCGGACTTCGCCCCGTCGGCCGCCGCGCCGCACGGCGGGCAGCCCGGCGCCATGCCGCCGGCCGCCGGGTACCCGCAGCAGCCCGGCCACCCGGCCGACGGCCCGGCCCCCGTGCCCGGCGCCGAGCAGACCGCCCGGATCCCGGCGTACACCGCAGCCGGCCACGGTTCCACCCCCGGCGGCTGGGGCCAGCCCCCGTACGGCGGTGGCGGCAACCCTTGGGCGGCGCCCGACCCGTCCGCCCCCAAGCGGCGCAACGGCGGGCTGATCGCCGCGGTCCTGGTGGCCGCGCTGGTCGCCGGCGGGGTCGGCGGCGGCATCGGCTTCTGGGCCGCGGGCCGCGACGACAGCGCCTCGACGACGGTCTCCGCGACCGGCGATGCCGGTGCGCTCAACCGCAAGCCCACCTCGGTCTCGGGGATAGCGCAGAAGGCGCTGCCCAGCGTCGTCACCATCGAGGCGCAGGGCGCCACCGGTGAGGGCGGCACGGGCACCGGCTTCATCTACGACAAACAGGGCCACATCCTCACCAACAACCACGTCGTCGCCAGCGCGGCCGACGGGGGCAAGCTCACCGCGACGTTCTCCAACGGCAAGAAGTACGACGCCGAGGTCGTCGGCCACGCCCAGGGCTACGACGTCGCCGTGATCAAGCTCAAGAACGCCTCCGGCGCCACCCTCAACCCCCTCCCGCTGGGGAAGTCCTCCAACGTCCAGGTCGGCGACGCCACGATCGCGATCGGCGCGCCCTTCGGCCTCTCCGGCACGGTCACCACCGGCATCATCAGCGCCAAGGACCGCCCGGTGGCCTCCAGCGACGGCGGCGGCAGCAGCGCCTCGTACATGAGCGCCCTGCAGACGGACGCGTCGATAAACCCCGGTAACTCCGGCGGCCCGCTGATGGACGCCGGCGGCAACGTCATCGGCATCAACTCCGCCATCCAGTCGGCCGGCAACGGCGGCGGCCTGGGCGGCGAGTCCGGCCAGTCCGGCAGCATCGGCCTGGGCTTCGCCATCCCCATCGACCAGGCCAAGCGGGTGGCCCAGGACCTGATCAAGACCGGCAAGCCGGTCTACCCGCAGATCGGCGTCCAGGTCGGCATGCGGGAGTCCGGCGACGGCGCCACCATCGCCCAGAGCGGCAACAACGGCTCCGAAGCGGTCACCCCGAACGGCCCGGCCGACAAGGCGGGCCTCAAGCCCGGCGACACCATCACCAAGCTCGACAACACCGTCATCGACAGCGGCCCCACCCTGATCAGCGAGATCTGGCAGCACAAGCCCGGCGACGAGGTCACCCTGACCTACAAGCGCGGCGGCAAGGAGCACACCGCCAAAGTCACCCTGGGCCAGCGCACGGGCGACAAGTGA
- a CDS encoding glycerophosphodiester phosphodiesterase, protein MTYARPAQDARPGRPAISVVAHRGASEEAPEHTLAAYRRAIEDGADALECDVRLTADGHLVCVHDRRVNRTSNGRGAVSALELADLATLDFGSWKDEAAYGDEAPDRQHEDPERTSVLTLERLLELVADADRRVELAIETKHPTRWAGQVEERLVELLGRFGHTEPAVHADQISPVRVMSFSARSLHRIRTAAPGIPVVYLMQFLTPRYRDGRLPDGVGIAGPGIRILRSHPDYVAKAHRAGHQVHVWTVNDAADVELCQELGVDAVITNRPKQVRMQLGLG, encoded by the coding sequence GTGACCTATGCACGCCCCGCCCAGGACGCCCGTCCGGGCCGTCCCGCCATTTCCGTCGTGGCCCACCGAGGCGCTTCCGAGGAGGCCCCGGAACACACCCTGGCCGCTTATCGCAGAGCGATCGAGGACGGTGCGGACGCGCTGGAGTGCGATGTCCGGCTGACCGCGGACGGCCATCTGGTGTGCGTCCACGACCGGCGGGTGAACCGCACCTCCAACGGGCGCGGTGCGGTCTCCGCCCTTGAGCTCGCCGATCTCGCCACGCTCGACTTCGGCTCGTGGAAGGACGAGGCGGCCTACGGGGACGAGGCTCCGGACCGGCAGCACGAGGACCCGGAGCGGACGTCCGTCCTGACGCTGGAGCGGCTGCTGGAGCTGGTCGCGGACGCCGACCGGCGGGTCGAGCTGGCCATCGAGACCAAGCATCCGACGCGCTGGGCCGGACAGGTGGAGGAGCGGCTGGTCGAACTGCTGGGCCGGTTCGGGCACACGGAACCGGCCGTGCACGCCGACCAGATCTCGCCGGTCCGGGTCATGAGCTTCTCGGCGCGCTCGCTGCACCGGATCCGGACCGCGGCGCCCGGCATCCCGGTCGTCTACCTCATGCAGTTCCTCACCCCCCGGTACCGCGACGGCCGGCTGCCGGACGGTGTCGGTATCGCGGGCCCCGGTATACGGATCCTCCGCTCGCACCCCGATTACGTCGCCAAGGCCCACCGCGCGGGCCACCAGGTCCACGTCTGGACGGTCAATGACGCCGCCGATGTCGAGCTGTGCCAGGAATTGGGCGTGGATGCGGTTATTACAAATCGCCCGAAACAGGTGCGAATGCAACTGGGCCTTGGCTAA
- a CDS encoding ATP-binding protein: protein MALVVAQEVPTSSIMAVPHGPAGVGMARRRMREELLASGVQDSVVDDAVLILSELLSNSCRHARPIYDNGSYGSARAASKDPSCEAGPASVRASWRIDAQGRLTVAVTDGGGPTRPLPATPSVTAHGGRGLAIIRSLAKDWGVRDTVAGEVTVWAVLSLQGAFATRVDLKPDLPASLAPGGWPLGPAFADLEDLA, encoded by the coding sequence GTGGCGTTGGTGGTGGCACAAGAGGTGCCGACGTCGTCGATCATGGCCGTACCTCATGGCCCAGCGGGTGTGGGCATGGCCAGGCGACGCATGCGAGAAGAGCTGTTGGCAAGTGGAGTTCAGGACAGCGTCGTCGATGACGCGGTTCTTATCCTTTCGGAGCTGTTGAGCAATTCCTGTCGGCATGCGCGTCCGATATACGACAACGGGTCGTACGGTTCCGCGCGCGCCGCGTCGAAGGACCCGTCGTGCGAGGCCGGACCGGCATCCGTCCGGGCGTCCTGGCGCATCGACGCACAGGGACGGCTGACCGTCGCGGTCACGGACGGCGGTGGCCCGACCCGGCCCCTTCCGGCCACTCCGTCGGTCACCGCCCACGGCGGCCGCGGACTGGCGATCATCCGGTCGCTCGCCAAGGACTGGGGCGTGCGTGACACCGTCGCCGGCGAGGTGACGGTCTGGGCGGTCCTCTCCCTGCAGGGCGCCTTCGCTACGCGCGTGGACCTGAAGCCGGACCTACCGGCCTCGCTCGCGCCCGGCGGATGGCCGCTGGGGCCGGCCTTCGCGGACCTCGAGGACCTGGCCTAG
- a CDS encoding DUF5926 family protein, with protein sequence MAKKRRPQPQSAAPQFTGGEVPVVGAREPCPCGSGRRYKACHGRRAAHAATELVQRPFEGLPGECDWVALRELVPAATAELTLKGGLPEGVPSVTLATVLPMAWPALRRENGAVLLGLQNDTATGDLSRDLADTLQRALATEPGNPVAAERPAADGPRLQDLLDTDAPFEPTVHTGFEFWVENAENATGEVAASLERANAAAVPTARIPGLEGAYWCEAPEKNHLRWVTAHPEEKLLDALARLHAAGTSSLGEDTRLVGSFRAHGLVVPVWDLPSSMGAEDVAKPAAAFAERLAEALAATTPLTPEERRARGGLTNRQITLS encoded by the coding sequence ATGGCCAAGAAGCGCCGCCCCCAGCCCCAGTCCGCAGCACCGCAGTTCACGGGCGGTGAGGTGCCGGTCGTCGGCGCTCGTGAGCCCTGCCCTTGCGGGTCGGGCCGCCGGTACAAGGCGTGTCACGGGCGGCGCGCGGCGCACGCCGCCACCGAGCTGGTGCAGCGCCCCTTCGAGGGACTGCCCGGTGAGTGCGACTGGGTGGCGCTGCGGGAGCTGGTTCCGGCGGCCACCGCCGAGTTGACCCTCAAGGGCGGGCTGCCCGAGGGCGTGCCGTCCGTGACGCTCGCGACCGTCCTCCCGATGGCGTGGCCCGCGCTGCGCCGCGAGAACGGCGCGGTGCTGCTCGGCCTGCAGAACGACACCGCCACCGGCGACCTCAGCCGCGACCTCGCCGACACCCTGCAGCGCGCCCTGGCCACGGAACCGGGCAACCCGGTCGCCGCCGAGCGGCCCGCCGCCGACGGCCCCCGGCTGCAGGACCTGCTCGACACGGACGCCCCTTTCGAGCCGACCGTGCACACCGGATTCGAGTTCTGGGTGGAGAACGCCGAGAACGCCACCGGTGAGGTCGCCGCTTCCCTGGAGCGGGCCAACGCGGCCGCCGTCCCCACCGCGCGGATCCCCGGTCTGGAGGGCGCCTACTGGTGCGAGGCCCCGGAGAAGAACCACCTGCGCTGGGTGACCGCCCACCCCGAGGAGAAGCTGCTGGACGCGCTCGCCCGGCTGCACGCGGCGGGCACCTCCTCGCTCGGCGAAGACACCCGTCTGGTGGGCTCGTTCCGCGCCCACGGATTGGTCGTTCCGGTCTGGGACCTGCCCTCGTCGATGGGGGCCGAGGACGTCGCCAAGCCGGCCGCGGCGTTCGCCGAGCGGCTGGCCGAGGCCCTGGCCGCCACCACCCCGCTGACCCCCGAGGAGCGCCGGGCCCGCGGCGGGCTCACCAACCGTCAGATCACCCTGAGCTGA
- a CDS encoding bifunctional DNA primase/polymerase has product MREILGRRRKLLFRRGGRSALLGAALRCATEWQWPVLPGVGLRTAGRQPAGARLGLGERPAPRCSCPDPDCVVPGAHPFDPGVLAATTDARMVRWWWTNRPDAPVVLATGGRAPCAVSLPAVAGARALAALDHLGVRLGPVVATPTRWSLLVSPYGLPELGELLHSQDWVPSSLRFHGEGGYLVLPPSQIGAGRVRWERPPASGPGAPWLPKVATIVDALVTASTSTPDGGSKLAY; this is encoded by the coding sequence ATGCGCGAGATCCTCGGAAGGCGACGCAAGCTCCTGTTCCGGCGCGGCGGAAGGTCGGCGCTGCTCGGTGCGGCGCTCCGCTGCGCCACCGAGTGGCAGTGGCCCGTCCTCCCCGGTGTGGGTCTGCGGACCGCCGGCCGGCAGCCGGCCGGCGCCCGGCTCGGCCTCGGCGAACGGCCCGCCCCCCGGTGCAGTTGTCCCGACCCCGATTGTGTGGTGCCCGGCGCGCACCCCTTCGACCCGGGTGTGCTGGCGGCCACCACCGATGCCCGGATGGTCCGTTGGTGGTGGACCAATCGCCCGGACGCCCCGGTCGTGCTGGCCACCGGCGGCCGCGCGCCCTGCGCGGTGAGCCTGCCCGCCGTCGCCGGCGCCCGCGCCCTGGCGGCGCTGGACCACCTCGGTGTCCGCCTCGGCCCGGTGGTGGCCACCCCCACCCGCTGGTCCCTGCTCGTATCCCCTTACGGGCTACCGGAGTTGGGCGAGCTGCTGCACTCGCAGGACTGGGTGCCCAGCTCCCTGCGCTTCCACGGCGAGGGCGGCTACCTCGTCCTGCCGCCGTCCCAGATCGGTGCCGGCCGGGTGCGCTGGGAGCGGCCGCCGGCCTCCGGTCCGGGCGCGCCCTGGCTGCCGAAGGTGGCCACGATCGTCGACGCCCTGGTGACGGCCAGCACCAGCACTCCGGACGGTGGCAGCAAGCTCGCCTACTGA
- a CDS encoding PP2C family protein-serine/threonine phosphatase, which yields MTARHVPKVAGIEPALPAPAHTAGPHVAPAPADPSADAPSASPADAAPGPAGALSPDAAAVDQLAAVQDRLAGWISDLSTLHDLTEQLIRTRTLQDALHELLRAGALLVGARRGMVVVAPADGLGPETTVGLGLGHAEIGHIETIPRRALSYARILDGLPEPGAAGDDTPDIAEPDIPGEKDLDPRLREVAARLGYAASYAVPLTAAPIGRTGAAVWLYDEPAEPTERQRHLVGLYRAHAAEHLARLLELHRSRQATETLREELLPHRLPRVSGVRLAVRHSTGPRGGGDWYDALPLPDGALGLAVGSVTGSGPSAVAAMGRLRASLRAYAVMEGEDPVAVLSDLELLLRLTEPARSATALFAFTEPPPGTEGAPGGGWGGAALPRKLVLAGAGHCPPLVLGDRRTEFVETSLSAPLGMLACWEAPSVEIEPAGGETLLLYSDGLLHRTGEPMDRAFARLHAAAAGVPRAARRDPEAVVDHIVRTMLPQGLDDPTSEEDVVLLAAYFEE from the coding sequence ATGACCGCCCGGCACGTTCCGAAAGTGGCTGGAATCGAACCAGCTCTTCCCGCGCCAGCGCACACTGCCGGCCCACACGTGGCGCCGGCCCCCGCGGACCCTTCCGCCGACGCCCCGTCCGCCTCCCCTGCGGACGCCGCTCCCGGCCCCGCCGGCGCCCTTTCGCCCGACGCCGCCGCGGTCGACCAACTCGCCGCTGTCCAGGACCGGCTGGCCGGCTGGATCTCCGACCTCAGCACGCTGCACGACCTCACCGAGCAGCTCATCCGCACCCGCACCCTGCAGGACGCCCTGCATGAGCTGCTGCGCGCCGGCGCCCTGCTGGTCGGCGCGCGCCGCGGCATGGTCGTCGTCGCACCGGCCGACGGCCTGGGCCCGGAGACCACCGTCGGCCTCGGGCTCGGCCACGCGGAGATCGGGCACATCGAGACCATCCCGCGCCGCGCCCTGTCGTACGCGCGGATACTGGACGGCCTGCCGGAGCCGGGCGCCGCCGGGGACGACACCCCCGACATCGCCGAGCCCGACATCCCCGGCGAGAAGGACCTGGACCCCCGCCTGCGCGAGGTCGCGGCCCGCCTCGGCTACGCGGCCAGCTACGCCGTGCCGCTCACCGCGGCACCCATCGGCCGGACCGGCGCCGCGGTCTGGCTCTACGACGAACCGGCCGAACCCACCGAGCGCCAGCGCCACCTCGTCGGCCTCTACCGCGCGCACGCCGCCGAGCACCTCGCCCGCCTGCTCGAACTGCACCGCAGCCGGCAGGCCACCGAGACGCTGCGCGAGGAGCTGCTGCCGCACCGGCTGCCGCGGGTGTCCGGCGTACGCCTGGCGGTGCGGCACAGCACCGGCCCGCGCGGCGGCGGCGACTGGTACGACGCCCTGCCGCTGCCCGACGGCGCGCTGGGGCTGGCCGTCGGTTCGGTGACCGGCTCCGGGCCGAGCGCGGTGGCCGCCATGGGGCGGCTGCGGGCCTCGCTGCGCGCGTACGCGGTCATGGAGGGCGAGGACCCGGTCGCGGTGCTGTCGGATCTGGAGCTGCTGCTGCGGCTGACCGAGCCGGCCCGCAGCGCCACCGCACTGTTCGCCTTCACCGAGCCGCCGCCCGGTACGGAGGGCGCGCCGGGTGGGGGCTGGGGCGGTGCCGCCCTGCCGCGCAAGCTGGTGCTCGCCGGGGCCGGTCACTGCCCGCCGCTCGTCCTCGGCGACCGGCGGACCGAGTTCGTGGAGACCTCGCTGTCCGCGCCGCTGGGCATGCTGGCCTGCTGGGAGGCGCCCAGCGTGGAGATCGAGCCGGCCGGCGGCGAGACCCTGCTGCTCTACAGCGACGGGCTGCTGCACCGCACCGGCGAGCCGATGGACCGCGCCTTTGCCCGGCTGCACGCGGCCGCCGCGGGCGTGCCCAGGGCGGCCCGCCGTGACCCGGAGGCCGTGGTCGACCACATCGTGCGCACGATGCTGCCGCAGGGACTGGACGACCCGACGTCGGAGGAGGACGTGGTACTGCTGGCCGCGTACTTCGAGGAGTGA
- a CDS encoding aminopeptidase P family protein, with product MTDELTPETPAEEEQPIKQRKNGLYPGVSDELAENMKSGWADTELRDLEPIEQAPNAARRRAALSARFPGERLVIPAGNLKVRSNDTEYSFRASTEYVYLTGDQTDDSVLVLEPRADAADGHDETIYRLPRSDRENGEFWLNGMGELWVGRRHSLAESAALLGVPCKDVRELAGVLKEATGPVRVVRGHDAGIEAALTDKVTAERDEELRVFLSEARAVKDAFEIGELQKAVDSTVRGFEDVVKVLDKAEATSERYIEGTFFLRARVEGNDVGYGSICAAGPHATTLHWVRNNGQVRSGDLLLLDAGVETTTLYTADVTRTLPINGRYSDLQRKIYDAVYEAQEAGIAAVKPGAAYRDFHDAAQRVLTEKLVEWGLVEGPVERVLELGLQRRWTLHGTGHMLGLDVHDCAAARTEAYVNGTLEPGMVLTVEPGLYFQADDLTVPEEYRGIGVRIEDDILVTEDGNRNMSDGLPRRSDEVEAWMAGLTK from the coding sequence GTGACCGACGAGCTCACGCCGGAGACCCCGGCCGAGGAAGAGCAGCCGATCAAACAGCGCAAGAACGGCCTGTACCCGGGCGTCTCGGATGAACTCGCGGAGAACATGAAGAGCGGCTGGGCCGACACCGAGCTGCGCGATCTGGAGCCGATCGAGCAGGCTCCGAACGCCGCCCGGCGGCGCGCCGCGCTCTCGGCCCGCTTCCCCGGCGAGCGCCTGGTGATCCCGGCGGGCAACCTCAAGGTCCGCTCCAACGACACCGAGTACTCCTTCCGCGCCTCCACGGAGTACGTGTACCTGACCGGCGACCAGACGGACGACAGCGTGCTGGTCCTGGAGCCCCGTGCCGACGCGGCGGACGGCCACGACGAGACGATCTACCGGCTGCCCCGCTCCGACCGCGAGAACGGCGAGTTCTGGCTGAACGGCATGGGCGAGCTCTGGGTGGGCCGCCGCCACAGCCTGGCCGAGTCCGCGGCGCTGCTCGGCGTCCCCTGCAAGGACGTCCGCGAGCTGGCCGGCGTCCTCAAGGAGGCCACCGGCCCGGTCCGCGTGGTGCGCGGCCACGACGCCGGCATCGAGGCCGCGCTGACCGACAAGGTCACCGCCGAGCGGGACGAGGAGCTCCGGGTCTTCCTCTCCGAGGCGCGCGCGGTCAAGGACGCGTTCGAGATCGGCGAGCTGCAGAAGGCCGTCGACTCCACGGTGCGCGGCTTCGAGGACGTGGTGAAGGTCCTCGACAAGGCCGAGGCGACGTCCGAGCGCTACATCGAGGGCACGTTCTTCCTGCGCGCCCGCGTCGAGGGCAACGACGTCGGCTACGGCTCGATCTGCGCCGCCGGCCCGCACGCCACCACCCTGCACTGGGTGCGCAACAACGGCCAGGTCCGCTCCGGCGACCTGCTGCTGCTGGACGCCGGCGTGGAGACCACCACCCTCTACACCGCGGACGTCACCCGCACCCTGCCGATCAACGGCCGCTACTCCGACCTCCAGCGCAAGATCTACGACGCGGTGTACGAGGCCCAGGAGGCGGGCATCGCGGCGGTCAAGCCGGGTGCCGCGTACCGGGACTTCCACGACGCGGCGCAGCGGGTACTCACCGAGAAGCTGGTGGAGTGGGGCCTGGTCGAGGGTCCCGTCGAGCGGGTGCTGGAGCTGGGCCTGCAGCGCCGCTGGACCCTGCACGGCACCGGCCACATGCTCGGCCTGGACGTCCACGACTGCGCCGCGGCCCGCACCGAGGCGTACGTCAACGGGACGCTGGAGCCCGGCATGGTGCTGACCGTCGAGCCCGGTCTGTACTTCCAGGCCGACGACCTGACGGTGCCTGAGGAGTACCGCGGGATCGGCGTCCGGATCGAGGACGACATCCTCGTGACGGAGGACGGCAACCGGAACATGTCGGACGGGCTGCCGCGGCGTTCGGACGAGGTCGAGGCATGGATGGCGGGGCTCACCAAGTAG
- a CDS encoding TetR/AcrR family transcriptional regulator, translating to MATAHQAPGETRPGGRTARTRQAVLTAVFAELDDGGFASLTMEKVAQRSGIHVATLYRRWRSVEGLVCELLTDLSGSVPLPDNGNLPDDLRALAHSITAFYGEGRISRLIEAVVSAAARDPQAAAVLRSFFEERLPLAGRMVERAVERGELPPETDPIEVMSALGAPFYYRILIARRPVDAALADSTATAVWAAARAGAYAGTAHGPVDDATGP from the coding sequence TTGGCGACAGCGCACCAGGCCCCGGGCGAGACCCGCCCCGGTGGACGAACGGCCCGCACCCGCCAGGCCGTATTGACCGCCGTCTTCGCGGAGTTGGACGACGGCGGCTTCGCCTCACTCACGATGGAGAAGGTCGCGCAGCGCTCCGGAATCCACGTGGCGACGCTCTACCGGCGCTGGCGCTCCGTGGAGGGGCTGGTCTGCGAGCTGCTGACGGATCTGAGCGGCAGCGTGCCGCTGCCGGACAACGGAAACCTCCCCGACGACCTGCGGGCACTGGCCCACTCGATAACCGCCTTCTACGGCGAGGGGCGGATAAGCCGGCTGATCGAGGCGGTGGTCTCCGCGGCGGCCCGCGACCCGCAGGCGGCCGCCGTGCTGCGGTCGTTCTTCGAGGAGCGGCTGCCGCTGGCGGGCCGGATGGTGGAGCGGGCCGTCGAACGCGGCGAACTCCCCCCGGAGACCGACCCGATAGAGGTGATGTCGGCGCTCGGCGCGCCCTTCTACTACCGGATCCTGATCGCGCGCCGCCCCGTGGACGCGGCACTGGCCGATTCCACCGCCACCGCCGTGTGGGCGGCGGCCCGCGCGGGCGCGTACGCGGGAACGGCGCACGGGCCGGTGGACGACGCCACCGGCCCGTGA
- a CDS encoding ATP-binding protein, translated as MSIWWSLHLRREAASVPLARRLLLGTMETAGVDPDICYDLSVALSEACANAVEHGGDAATEDYRVTAYIDGDTCRIEVTDSGPGFRAGTVPPAPPHTADRALAPAPVPTPAQAPVYAEEGRGLFLIEALTDHVRYRNRTGRPGAVVSFDKILKWREGAALPMAS; from the coding sequence ATGAGCATCTGGTGGTCACTCCACTTGCGGCGCGAGGCGGCCAGCGTGCCGCTCGCCCGTCGCCTGCTGCTGGGCACGATGGAGACGGCGGGCGTCGACCCGGACATCTGTTACGACCTGTCGGTGGCGCTCTCCGAAGCCTGTGCCAACGCCGTCGAACACGGCGGTGACGCGGCCACCGAGGACTACCGCGTCACGGCCTACATCGACGGCGACACGTGCCGCATCGAGGTCACCGACTCGGGCCCCGGCTTCCGGGCCGGCACCGTGCCCCCCGCCCCGCCCCATACCGCGGACCGCGCCCTGGCGCCGGCCCCCGTGCCCACCCCCGCGCAGGCCCCCGTGTACGCGGAGGAAGGCCGGGGGCTCTTTCTGATCGAGGCGCTCACCGACCACGTCCGCTACCGCAACCGCACCGGCCGGCCCGGCGCGGTCGTCAGCTTCGACAAGATCCTCAAGTGGCGCGAGGGCGCGGCCCTTCCGATGGCGTCCTGA
- a CDS encoding YcnI family copper-binding membrane protein, producing the protein MSEISKSAPSVKSAKGARVSRLALVGGVAAGSVLLLAGPAFAHVSVQAQSAPKGGFATVNFKVPNERDDASTVKLEVSLPTDHPLASVMPQPVPGWKVSITKTKLAKPIEMEGEKIKEAPSKITWTADGKGIEPGQFQQFPLSVGQLPENADQLVFKALQTYDNKDVVRWIEPTKEGAPEPENPAPVLQLTAAEGDGHGAAAGDDKGGAKTTAAAAETSAGDTTARVLGVVGIVVGIIGVGFGFFAGRRRSA; encoded by the coding sequence ATGTCTGAGATCTCGAAGTCGGCCCCGTCGGTGAAGTCGGCGAAGGGCGCCCGGGTTTCGCGGCTGGCCCTCGTCGGCGGTGTCGCGGCCGGCAGCGTGCTGCTGCTCGCCGGTCCGGCCTTCGCGCACGTCAGCGTGCAGGCCCAGTCGGCGCCCAAGGGCGGCTTCGCGACCGTCAACTTCAAGGTGCCCAACGAGCGGGACGACGCCTCGACGGTGAAGCTGGAGGTCAGCCTGCCGACCGACCACCCGCTGGCGTCCGTCATGCCGCAGCCGGTGCCCGGCTGGAAGGTGTCGATCACCAAGACCAAGCTCGCCAAGCCGATCGAGATGGAGGGCGAGAAGATCAAGGAAGCGCCCTCCAAGATCACTTGGACCGCGGACGGCAAGGGCATCGAGCCCGGCCAGTTCCAGCAGTTCCCGCTCTCCGTGGGGCAGCTGCCCGAGAACGCCGACCAGCTCGTCTTCAAGGCGCTGCAGACGTACGACAACAAGGACGTCGTGCGCTGGATCGAGCCGACGAAGGAGGGCGCCCCGGAGCCGGAGAACCCGGCGCCGGTGCTCCAGCTCACCGCGGCCGAGGGCGACGGCCACGGGGCCGCCGCGGGCGACGACAAGGGCGGCGCCAAGACCACGGCGGCGGCCGCGGAGACGTCCGCCGGTGACACCACGGCGCGTGTCCTGGGCGTCGTCGGCATCGTCGTGGGCATCATCGGTGTCGGCTTCGGCTTCTTCGCCGGCCGCCGTCGCAGCGCCTGA
- a CDS encoding SCO family protein — protein MRRRTLLASALATAAALSLTACEGDADKPAAVVSGGTTAKPIVTLDNPLEKPDLTLTDSDGKKYDLLEKTKGHPTLIYFGYTNCPDVCPLTMANIAVAVKQLPKAEQKDLRVVFVTSDPERDTPPALKKWLAGINKDFVGLTGKFDTIQAGARSVNIGIEKPVKKKNGDVVSTHGAQVLLSSPKDDKIHWMGMQEATSDNYTSALPKIIKGQNP, from the coding sequence ATGCGTAGAAGGACCCTGCTCGCGTCCGCCCTCGCGACGGCCGCGGCCCTCAGCCTGACCGCCTGCGAGGGCGACGCGGACAAGCCCGCCGCCGTGGTCTCCGGCGGCACCACCGCCAAGCCGATCGTCACGCTCGACAACCCGCTGGAGAAGCCGGACCTGACCCTGACCGACTCCGACGGCAAGAAGTACGACCTGCTGGAGAAGACCAAGGGCCACCCGACGCTGATCTACTTCGGCTACACCAACTGCCCGGACGTCTGCCCGCTGACGATGGCCAACATCGCGGTGGCGGTGAAGCAGCTGCCCAAGGCCGAGCAGAAGGACCTGCGGGTGGTGTTCGTGACCTCCGACCCGGAGCGCGACACCCCGCCCGCCCTCAAGAAGTGGCTCGCCGGCATCAACAAGGACTTCGTCGGGCTGACCGGCAAGTTCGACACCATCCAGGCCGGTGCGCGCAGCGTGAACATCGGGATCGAGAAGCCGGTCAAGAAGAAGAACGGCGACGTCGTCTCCACCCATGGCGCGCAGGTCCTGCTGAGCTCCCCCAAGGACGACAAGATCCACTGGATGGGCATGCAGGAGGCGACCTCCGACAACTACACCTCCGCACTTCCGAAGATCATCAAGGGACAGAACCCGTGA
- a CDS encoding copper chaperone PCu(A)C produces MNRRTTLAAALALTSGLALAGCGGGDTAPKLSVSGAYMPKPVTDGMAGAFFTVKNDGGADKLTSVTSDLASDVSIHKTVGSKMEQVNSLAIPANGTLDLVHGGSHVMFMGLKKKPAEGDTVSIELHFAKAGPITVKVPVKAATYAPKK; encoded by the coding sequence GTGAACCGCCGCACCACCCTCGCCGCCGCCCTCGCCCTGACGTCCGGACTCGCCCTCGCGGGCTGCGGCGGCGGGGACACCGCCCCGAAGCTCTCGGTCAGCGGCGCGTACATGCCGAAGCCGGTCACCGACGGGATGGCCGGCGCCTTCTTCACGGTCAAGAACGACGGCGGCGCCGACAAGCTCACCTCGGTCACCAGCGACCTGGCCTCGGACGTCTCGATCCACAAGACGGTCGGCTCCAAGATGGAGCAGGTCAACTCCCTGGCGATACCGGCGAACGGCACGCTCGACCTGGTGCACGGCGGCAGTCACGTGATGTTCATGGGCCTGAAGAAGAAGCCCGCCGAGGGCGACACGGTCAGCATCGAGCTGCACTTCGCCAAGGCCGGTCCGATCACGGTGAAGGTCCCGGTCAAGGCCGCCACCTACGCCCCGAAGAAGTAG